Proteins encoded within one genomic window of Thermococcus celer Vu 13 = JCM 8558:
- the cysS gene encoding cysteine--tRNA ligase gives MAIRVYNTLTREKEEFRPIREGEVRMYVCGPTVYDYTHLGHARTYIAFDVIRRYLEHRGYTVLMVMNFTDIDDKIIRRARETGEDPKELAERFLRYFLEDMSALKVKPADIYPRVTEHIEDIIDFVRKLEERGYAYEGSDGVYFEVAKFRDYGKLSGVKLEELRKGARVEPGEGKRNPEDFALWKKAKPGEPKWESPWGEGRPGWHIECSTMSTKYLGESFDIHGGGNDLIFPHHENEIAQTEACTGHRWVNYWLHTGFLMVNGEKMSKSLGNFVTIREMLERYDPEVIRLFVLQRHYRSPLDYTEEGMEHAKNNLERLYNTLENIRVAMEKAEVSFRWGKEEFEAYEAIRDAREKFYAAMDDDFNTAEALKAVFEVSGAVNRYIREVERPKESVLRKALEFFKTISEVFGLFEDYFRERKAGDEEALIGLLVDVRAKLRKERNFALADEIRARLRELGVQLEDTPEGTVWKRVRV, from the coding sequence ATGGCCATAAGAGTCTACAACACACTAACCAGGGAGAAGGAGGAGTTCAGGCCCATAAGGGAAGGCGAGGTCAGGATGTACGTGTGCGGCCCGACGGTTTACGATTACACCCACCTCGGCCACGCCAGGACTTACATCGCCTTCGACGTCATCCGGCGGTACCTCGAGCACCGCGGTTACACCGTTTTAATGGTGATGAACTTCACCGACATAGACGACAAGATCATCAGACGGGCGAGGGAGACGGGGGAGGACCCGAAGGAGCTCGCCGAGAGGTTCCTTCGCTACTTCCTCGAGGACATGAGTGCCTTAAAGGTCAAGCCGGCCGACATCTACCCGCGCGTTACGGAGCACATCGAGGATATCATAGACTTCGTGAGGAAGCTTGAGGAGAGGGGCTACGCCTACGAGGGGAGCGACGGCGTTTACTTCGAGGTCGCGAAGTTCAGGGACTACGGAAAGCTCAGCGGGGTGAAGCTCGAGGAGCTAAGGAAGGGGGCGAGGGTCGAGCCCGGAGAGGGAAAGAGGAACCCGGAGGACTTCGCGCTGTGGAAGAAGGCCAAGCCCGGGGAACCGAAGTGGGAGAGCCCGTGGGGTGAGGGAAGGCCGGGCTGGCACATAGAGTGCTCCACGATGAGCACCAAGTACCTCGGCGAGAGCTTCGACATCCACGGAGGCGGTAACGATTTGATCTTCCCGCACCACGAGAACGAGATAGCCCAGACCGAGGCGTGCACCGGGCACCGCTGGGTGAACTACTGGCTCCACACGGGCTTCCTGATGGTGAACGGGGAGAAGATGAGCAAGAGCCTCGGCAACTTCGTGACGATAAGGGAGATGCTCGAGCGCTACGACCCGGAGGTCATCAGGCTCTTCGTCCTCCAGAGGCACTACCGCTCGCCCCTCGACTACACGGAGGAGGGGATGGAGCACGCGAAGAACAACCTCGAGAGGCTCTACAACACCCTCGAGAACATCCGCGTGGCCATGGAGAAGGCCGAGGTATCCTTCAGGTGGGGGAAGGAGGAGTTCGAGGCCTACGAGGCCATCAGAGACGCGAGGGAGAAGTTCTACGCGGCGATGGACGACGACTTCAACACGGCCGAGGCGTTAAAGGCCGTCTTCGAGGTCAGCGGCGCCGTGAACAGGTACATAAGGGAAGTTGAGAGGCCGAAGGAGAGCGTCCTCCGCAAGGCCCTTGAGTTCTTCAAAACCATCAGCGAGGTCTTCGGGCTCTTCGAGGACTACTTCAGGGAGCGGAAGGCAGGAGACGAGGAAGCTTTGATAGGGCTCCTCGTGGACGTGCGCGCTAAACTCAGGAAGGAGAGGAACTTCGCCCTGGCGGACGAGATAAGGGCCAGACTGAGGGAGCTCGGCGTCCAGCTCGAGGACACGCCCGAGGGCACGGTGTGGAAGAGGGTCAGGGTCTGA
- a CDS encoding phosphoribosyltransferase, with the protein MKKFPVYLASWDDIERWAKEGAWKVLEDGWRPDVVVGLARGGWVPARLYCDYLGVKDLVSLKVEHWGVTATPDGKAKLKYGSNYDLGGKRVLIVDDISDTGESLTLARNYVEGQKPAEIRVATLLTIKGSRFRPDYYGEEIDWTWIVFPWNFVEDIINLTNNLFEEKEALTADEIIDLLKELHGIEVPKGKLEEALQMAERRKVFKFREGAWRRA; encoded by the coding sequence ATGAAGAAGTTTCCGGTTTACCTCGCTTCTTGGGACGACATAGAAAGGTGGGCGAAGGAAGGCGCATGGAAGGTTCTGGAGGACGGCTGGAGGCCGGACGTCGTAGTGGGCCTCGCGAGGGGCGGTTGGGTTCCGGCGAGGCTCTACTGCGACTACCTCGGGGTAAAGGACCTCGTCAGCCTGAAGGTCGAGCACTGGGGAGTGACGGCCACGCCCGACGGGAAGGCGAAGCTCAAGTACGGCAGCAACTACGACCTCGGCGGGAAGAGGGTTTTGATAGTGGACGACATCAGCGACACCGGCGAGAGCCTCACCCTGGCCAGGAACTACGTGGAAGGGCAGAAACCGGCGGAGATAAGGGTCGCGACGCTCCTCACCATAAAGGGCTCGCGCTTCAGGCCCGACTACTACGGCGAGGAGATCGACTGGACCTGGATAGTCTTCCCCTGGAACTTCGTTGAGGACATCATAAACCTGACCAACAACCTCTTCGAGGAGAAGGAGGCCCTGACCGCCGACGAGATAATCGACCTCCTCAAGGAGCTCCACGGGATCGAGGTTCCTAAGGGGAAGCTCGAGGAGGCCCTCCAGATGGCCGAGAGAAGAAAGGTTTTTAAGTTCCGGGAGGGTGCCTGGCGTAGGGCCTGA
- a CDS encoding DUF4932 domain-containing protein, whose translation MRRLGVLIILALLITALSPGVTGTNVTGKVSVEINPNSELLSIVYYLAFGRNDPFIIERGGYLDDVDRYFGPYRNHPAVGMLRDYLGNSESVSERDMRLYYLEDELLLCTKPPELNPGENIGDRWTLDFIRALRDFAERSHFMEFYESHRGYYDEDLRIYEGALSLLPPDEFMGPYLDLSNVRFEFKHPFLVAVHGHSFNPVKDGVQVYGAGGMVPLVRRDAQRTLWSYRTARDTMFGLPLNRDYLNNTGLDRLIYLSFVYHELGHDVTVPALDSSEKTHSLRYLEDTIEGHMPYLARYDLHFWWDDMMIYEGFADGWADFALSNVDPDYVSLSLWLQRGWGEFWMGDMVELYWKYAGMSRENGVPIGDYVGDMLDDLSSRIPPEKAETLFQERVPITPLMAFDRGAVTGKVVVVYGTRNPDPTGTERDRETAELIADNLRAFYSDWDGNVEITVKADVNLTEEEFRENLVLVGGPYSNAVVDELDEEFPLRFVPVGGSHWVLEKNANWSIQSYLLTADEADPVKTGELGNVTGEAVVMAVRNLNDPENYIVWVAGEDRDLTALFQNPTYYLSSYEVWSEKGIEMAFYVQPLASS comes from the coding sequence ATGAGACGACTTGGAGTTTTAATAATCCTGGCGCTCCTGATAACGGCCCTCTCTCCGGGGGTCACCGGCACCAACGTGACGGGGAAAGTCAGCGTTGAGATAAACCCCAACTCCGAGCTCTTAAGCATCGTCTACTACCTCGCCTTCGGAAGGAACGACCCGTTCATTATCGAGAGAGGCGGCTATCTCGATGACGTTGACCGGTACTTTGGCCCATACAGGAACCATCCGGCTGTCGGCATGCTCAGGGATTACCTGGGGAACTCAGAGAGCGTATCCGAGAGGGACATGAGGCTGTACTACCTCGAGGACGAGCTCCTGCTCTGCACAAAGCCCCCGGAGCTTAACCCCGGGGAAAACATCGGGGACAGGTGGACCCTCGACTTCATCCGGGCGTTAAGGGACTTCGCGGAGAGGAGCCACTTCATGGAGTTCTACGAAAGCCACAGGGGTTACTACGACGAGGACCTGAGGATATACGAGGGTGCGCTCTCACTCCTGCCCCCTGATGAGTTCATGGGGCCTTACCTGGATCTCTCCAACGTGCGCTTCGAGTTCAAGCACCCCTTCCTCGTCGCCGTACACGGCCACAGCTTCAACCCGGTTAAGGACGGCGTCCAGGTATACGGCGCGGGTGGGATGGTACCGCTCGTGAGGCGCGACGCCCAGAGAACCCTGTGGAGCTACAGAACCGCGAGGGACACGATGTTCGGCCTGCCCCTCAACAGGGATTACCTGAACAACACGGGTCTCGACAGGTTGATATACCTGAGCTTCGTCTACCACGAGCTCGGCCACGACGTGACCGTCCCCGCCCTCGATTCCTCCGAGAAAACGCACTCCCTGCGGTACCTCGAGGACACCATCGAGGGGCACATGCCCTATCTCGCGAGGTACGACTTACACTTCTGGTGGGACGACATGATGATATACGAGGGGTTCGCGGACGGCTGGGCGGACTTTGCCCTCTCCAACGTTGACCCGGACTACGTTTCCCTATCGCTCTGGCTGCAGAGGGGCTGGGGCGAGTTCTGGATGGGAGACATGGTGGAGCTTTACTGGAAGTACGCGGGGATGAGCAGGGAGAACGGCGTTCCAATCGGTGATTACGTCGGCGATATGCTGGACGACCTCTCAAGTAGGATTCCCCCCGAGAAGGCGGAGACCCTCTTCCAGGAGAGGGTGCCGATAACGCCACTGATGGCCTTCGATAGGGGGGCCGTCACCGGAAAGGTGGTGGTCGTTTACGGAACGCGGAACCCGGACCCGACGGGGACGGAACGCGACAGGGAGACCGCCGAGCTCATAGCCGACAACCTGAGAGCCTTCTACTCGGACTGGGACGGAAACGTGGAGATAACCGTCAAGGCCGACGTCAACCTGACGGAGGAGGAGTTTAGGGAGAACCTCGTTCTCGTTGGCGGCCCCTACTCGAACGCCGTCGTCGATGAGCTGGACGAGGAGTTCCCGCTGAGGTTCGTTCCGGTCGGGGGGAGCCACTGGGTTCTGGAGAAGAACGCCAACTGGAGCATCCAGTCCTACCTCCTGACGGCGGACGAGGCCGATCCTGTGAAAACGGGAGAACTCGGAAACGTCACGGGGGAGGCGGTGGTGATGGCCGTCCGGAACCTGAACGACCCGGAGAACTACATCGTCTGGGTGGCCGGCGAGGACAGGGATCTGACGGCCCTCTTCCAGAATCCGACGTACTACCTCTCGAGCTACGAGGTATGGAGTGAAAAAGGAATCGAGATGGCCTTCTACGTTCAGCCGCTCGCTTCTTCCTGA
- a CDS encoding metal ABC transporter solute-binding protein, Zn/Mn family, giving the protein MRRKTGAVIALAILFTGLLMPFSLGSPEKPLVVASIAPLASIVQDAFGDSVNVVYIIPLGADPHEYQLTASQIELLRKADVIVTTGGHLPVEKRIKELREEGTITAEALFIDDYKREGFRYLQERWYQNKDNPHGVWLDPYNALAIAKATGVALEKTDPANSETYAEEYGNFEVRVKTIVEAYRALIGTNHTAVIQMPPDEYAIEWLGVKAVASIKPEEEVPAIGVDDLVPTAKRVDLIVYGANSPDQLKDAAKELALKSGKPTAEITVFWKDVPYTEVLIRNSAAVVNALGGKTPLKTPAQKSDVTEYVMLSLVTGIVLGTALGVILKR; this is encoded by the coding sequence ATGAGGAGGAAAACGGGGGCGGTGATTGCGCTTGCTATCCTGTTCACGGGCCTGTTGATGCCGTTCTCCCTTGGCTCTCCGGAAAAGCCCCTCGTCGTGGCCAGCATAGCGCCCTTGGCTTCGATAGTTCAGGACGCCTTCGGCGACTCCGTGAACGTGGTTTACATAATCCCGCTCGGGGCGGACCCCCATGAGTACCAGCTAACGGCGAGCCAGATAGAGCTCCTTCGGAAGGCGGACGTGATAGTGACAACCGGTGGTCATCTGCCGGTCGAGAAGAGGATAAAGGAACTGAGAGAGGAGGGCACGATAACCGCGGAGGCACTCTTCATAGACGACTACAAACGCGAGGGGTTCAGATACCTTCAGGAGCGCTGGTACCAAAACAAGGACAACCCGCACGGCGTCTGGCTCGACCCGTACAACGCTCTCGCCATTGCGAAGGCCACGGGGGTGGCGCTGGAGAAAACGGATCCGGCCAACTCCGAGACGTACGCGGAGGAATACGGGAACTTCGAGGTAAGGGTGAAGACCATCGTGGAGGCGTACAGGGCCCTTATCGGGACGAACCACACCGCCGTCATCCAGATGCCGCCGGACGAGTACGCCATCGAGTGGCTCGGCGTTAAAGCGGTGGCCTCGATAAAGCCCGAGGAGGAGGTTCCGGCGATAGGGGTGGACGACCTTGTTCCGACCGCGAAGAGAGTCGACCTGATAGTTTATGGTGCGAACAGCCCGGACCAGCTGAAGGACGCGGCCAAAGAGCTCGCGCTGAAGAGCGGAAAACCGACGGCAGAGATCACGGTGTTCTGGAAGGACGTTCCGTACACGGAAGTCCTGATAAGGAACAGCGCCGCCGTTGTGAACGCCCTCGGCGGGAAAACGCCCCTGAAAACACCCGCTCAAAAAAGCGACGTGACGGAGTACGTGATGCTCTCCCTCGTGACGGGCATCGTGCTCGGGACGGCCCTCGGGGTTATACTGAAGAGGTGA
- a CDS encoding ABC transporter permease — protein sequence MDFGSVVSILINSLMAMVPIVLTSVGAVWSERAGVVSIGYEGVLLMSAFFGAIVAEITGHATMGLIGGMVTGIVLGMLHGVLTVYLKGDHVIPGIGINLLALGVVPFGLIAYWGTAGQHQVAVTLWSLETQYGRLSPMVLVTIIVALVTWWVLFRTPLGLRVRAVGENPEAADALGINVEKYRFWSTVYGHALAGLGGAYMSVAWLGVVQKTMSAGRGFIALANMVFSGWNPLVALIGGWLFGFFDALAAWLAPFHLIPGQFILMLPYVMTLIIVAGIIGKARPPKWDGRPYKRE from the coding sequence ATGGATTTCGGGTCTGTGGTTTCGATCCTGATAAACTCCCTCATGGCCATGGTGCCCATAGTGCTCACGAGCGTTGGCGCCGTGTGGAGCGAGAGGGCCGGTGTGGTAAGCATCGGCTACGAGGGCGTGCTCCTCATGAGCGCATTCTTCGGCGCCATAGTCGCCGAGATCACGGGGCACGCGACGATGGGTCTCATCGGGGGCATGGTCACGGGAATCGTTCTGGGAATGCTCCACGGGGTCCTCACGGTGTACCTCAAGGGCGACCACGTCATCCCGGGTATAGGGATTAATCTGCTTGCCCTCGGCGTTGTTCCGTTCGGTTTGATCGCCTACTGGGGAACGGCCGGTCAGCACCAGGTGGCGGTTACGCTCTGGAGCCTGGAGACCCAGTACGGCAGGTTGAGCCCCATGGTGCTGGTAACCATCATCGTGGCCCTCGTCACGTGGTGGGTGCTCTTCAGGACCCCCCTCGGCCTCCGCGTCAGGGCCGTCGGCGAGAACCCCGAGGCGGCGGATGCGCTCGGCATAAACGTCGAGAAGTACAGGTTCTGGTCGACCGTCTACGGACATGCTTTAGCGGGCCTCGGTGGAGCGTACATGAGCGTCGCCTGGCTCGGGGTGGTCCAGAAAACCATGTCCGCGGGCAGGGGGTTCATCGCCCTGGCCAACATGGTGTTCAGCGGCTGGAACCCGCTCGTGGCCCTTATCGGCGGCTGGCTCTTCGGCTTCTTCGACGCACTGGCCGCGTGGCTGGCACCCTTCCACCTGATACCCGGGCAGTTCATACTGATGCTGCCGTACGTAATGACCCTCATCATCGTGGCGGGGATCATAGGCAAGGCCAGGCCGCCGAAGTGGGACGGAAGGCCGTACAAGAGGGAGTGA
- a CDS encoding ABC transporter permease produces the protein MKSSKSDALRLLNFKAFIESIIAILVGFLIGAVVLIVFGYNPVDTYYWLFKGALGSTSGIAATLAYSTPIMLTALTFAISARTGIFNIGAEGSFYFGAIAAVIFTNVWGNMWFGLAMGMLLGALWALPAAFLKVYRGVHEVISTIMLNWIAFFFVLWLVVGPYANPNDPNKTIRIPQSARLPLIGNTDLSIAAPIAIIVAILVYYLLWHTTFGFGMRASGLNQKAARYGGVNPKSAIIWSFIIGGITSGLGGAMKVMGEPPTYAISQGMANIYGLGFDGIGVSLVGRNHPLGIILSAMFFGMLRAGTPLMQAGARVPLEIIKVIQGIIVITVAIPGLYDLIKKSIEGREA, from the coding sequence ATGAAGAGCTCAAAAAGTGACGCACTCAGGCTCCTCAACTTCAAGGCCTTCATCGAGAGCATCATAGCGATCCTCGTGGGCTTCCTGATCGGTGCCGTGGTGCTCATAGTCTTTGGCTACAATCCGGTGGACACCTATTACTGGCTCTTTAAGGGTGCCCTTGGCTCCACCAGTGGTATAGCCGCCACACTGGCGTATTCGACCCCGATAATGCTGACAGCGCTCACCTTCGCGATAAGCGCCAGAACCGGAATCTTCAACATCGGTGCGGAGGGTTCCTTCTACTTCGGAGCGATAGCGGCGGTCATCTTCACCAACGTCTGGGGGAACATGTGGTTCGGCCTCGCCATGGGCATGCTCCTCGGTGCCCTCTGGGCCCTTCCGGCGGCATTCCTAAAGGTCTACCGCGGCGTCCACGAGGTCATCTCCACCATCATGCTCAACTGGATCGCATTCTTCTTCGTCCTCTGGCTCGTCGTCGGCCCCTACGCCAATCCCAACGACCCCAACAAAACCATAAGGATTCCCCAGAGTGCCAGGCTCCCGCTCATAGGGAACACCGACCTCTCAATAGCGGCTCCAATCGCCATAATCGTGGCAATCCTGGTGTATTACCTCCTGTGGCATACCACCTTCGGTTTCGGCATGAGGGCGAGCGGCCTCAACCAAAAGGCGGCCAGGTACGGCGGGGTCAACCCCAAGAGTGCGATAATCTGGTCCTTCATAATAGGCGGAATCACGAGCGGCCTCGGTGGGGCGATGAAGGTCATGGGAGAACCCCCAACGTACGCCATAAGCCAGGGGATGGCCAACATCTACGGCCTGGGCTTCGACGGGATAGGGGTATCCCTGGTCGGCAGGAACCACCCCCTTGGAATAATACTCTCCGCCATGTTCTTTGGGATGCTCCGCGCAGGAACCCCCCTGATGCAGGCCGGTGCACGGGTGCCCCTCGAGATAATAAAGGTCATACAGGGCATCATCGTCATCACCGTGGCCATCCCGGGACTCTACGACCTCATCAAAAAGAGCATTGAGGGGAGGGAGGCATGA
- a CDS encoding ABC transporter ATP-binding protein has product MEETPILEMKGIVKVYPDGTRALRGVDLTVYKGEILGLLGENGAGKTTLMKILFGMLHPTAGKIYVRGKETRFKSPADALANGIGMVHQHFTLVEVFDALHNIILGMEGSGLFSKIDVETARKKLQKLMEDLNFKVPLDVPVEELPVGVQQRIEILKMLFRDVDVLILDEPTAVLTPIEVEELFAVLKKLKAEGKTIIFISHKLNEVMELTDRVTVIRKGEVIGTVKTSEATPQLLARMMVGRDVVLRIQKPPAKAGEPILEVKNLWVRGDRGEDAVKGLNFQVRAGEIFGIAGVEGNGQTELIEAITGLRKPEKGEVILNGRNITGRPPRELYDAGMAHIPEDRTHMGLILDMTVTENAILGLQWREEFQRWKGTIDWGKAKEHTRKLIEQFEISAPGVDAPVKSLSGGNQQKLIVAREVSKQPILIIAAQPTRGVDVASTEYIRNYLIRLRTEGKAVLLVSADLDEVIQLSDRMGVIYEGEFMGVVRPEEVNTEEIGMMMGGIRYEELKK; this is encoded by the coding sequence ATGGAGGAGACTCCGATACTGGAGATGAAGGGCATCGTAAAGGTTTATCCAGATGGAACAAGGGCGCTCAGGGGTGTTGACCTGACCGTTTATAAAGGTGAGATCCTCGGCCTCCTCGGCGAGAACGGTGCCGGGAAGACGACCCTCATGAAGATCCTCTTCGGGATGCTCCACCCCACCGCGGGTAAAATCTACGTCCGCGGCAAGGAGACCCGCTTTAAGAGCCCCGCCGATGCCCTCGCGAACGGCATCGGTATGGTTCATCAACACTTCACGCTCGTTGAGGTTTTTGACGCCCTCCACAACATAATCCTTGGGATGGAGGGCAGTGGTCTGTTCTCGAAGATAGACGTCGAAACCGCCCGTAAGAAGCTCCAGAAGTTGATGGAGGATCTGAACTTCAAGGTCCCCCTCGATGTTCCCGTTGAGGAACTGCCCGTTGGCGTCCAGCAGAGGATAGAGATACTCAAGATGCTCTTCAGGGACGTCGATGTGCTCATACTCGACGAGCCAACCGCCGTTCTCACACCGATAGAGGTGGAGGAACTGTTTGCCGTCCTTAAGAAACTCAAGGCCGAGGGCAAGACGATAATCTTCATCAGCCACAAGCTCAACGAGGTCATGGAGCTGACGGACAGGGTTACCGTTATCCGGAAGGGGGAGGTTATAGGAACCGTCAAGACGAGCGAGGCGACGCCCCAGCTCCTCGCGAGGATGATGGTCGGCAGGGACGTCGTTCTGCGGATTCAGAAGCCGCCGGCGAAAGCTGGAGAGCCCATACTCGAGGTGAAGAACCTGTGGGTCAGGGGCGACCGCGGTGAGGACGCGGTTAAGGGGCTCAACTTCCAGGTGAGAGCCGGCGAGATATTTGGAATAGCCGGCGTCGAGGGCAACGGGCAGACGGAGCTTATCGAGGCCATCACGGGACTCAGAAAGCCCGAAAAGGGTGAGGTGATCCTGAACGGTCGGAATATAACAGGCAGGCCTCCGAGGGAGCTCTACGACGCCGGGATGGCCCACATCCCGGAGGACAGGACACACATGGGTTTGATCCTTGACATGACCGTTACGGAGAACGCCATCCTCGGTCTGCAGTGGCGGGAGGAGTTCCAGCGCTGGAAGGGAACCATAGACTGGGGCAAGGCAAAGGAACACACGAGGAAGCTCATAGAGCAGTTCGAGATATCCGCCCCGGGGGTTGACGCCCCGGTTAAGAGCCTCAGCGGAGGGAACCAGCAGAAGCTCATAGTTGCCCGGGAGGTCAGCAAACAGCCCATTTTGATAATAGCGGCACAGCCAACGCGCGGTGTCGATGTCGCCTCAACAGAGTACATCCGGAACTACCTGATAAGGCTGAGAACCGAAGGGAAGGCCGTCCTCCTCGTCTCGGCGGACCTCGATGAGGTTATCCAGCTCAGCGACAGGATGGGAGTAATTTACGAGGGTGAGTTCATGGGCGTTGTCAGGCCCGAGGAGGTCAACACCGAGGAGATAGGGATGATGATGGGAGGGATACGTTATGAAGAGCTCAAAAAGTGA
- a CDS encoding BMP family lipoprotein — translation MKKLLSLFLIGLLALSVVASGCISGGEETSTNTKGKIAIVYDVGGRGDLSFNDMAYLGASKAAKDFNLQLVELQSNTEDDYTKNLETLAQQGDYLVIIAVGFMMTDAVKKVAAEYPNQKFAIIDGFDPDMPKNVMMILFKENEGSALAGALAALIAANSGKDKVGIVLGMEIPVLYKFEGGYRFGVKWAEDYYKQKTGKDVSIDVLYQYTGTFNDPAKGYQAAKAQLDQGAWVIYQVAGGTGVGVFNAVDEYLSSHKQKMGPPFAIGVDSAQDWIKPGAIIASMMKRVDVGVYTAVKDAVEGNFEGGVLELGLKEGGVGLSTVDDVMAMFNSLPEDTQKQKLKELGFNSKDELKQYLENTRKQVPDWIWTAVDDLKGKIINGEINVPKAFNKDEITAIRNAKTWQEMMKLGE, via the coding sequence ATGAAGAAGTTGTTAAGCCTTTTTTTAATCGGCCTCTTAGCCTTAAGCGTCGTGGCCAGCGGCTGCATAAGCGGTGGAGAGGAGACCTCCACCAATACCAAGGGTAAGATCGCCATCGTTTACGACGTCGGCGGAAGGGGTGACCTGAGCTTCAACGATATGGCCTACCTCGGCGCATCAAAGGCCGCCAAGGACTTCAACCTCCAGCTCGTGGAGCTCCAGAGCAACACGGAGGACGACTACACCAAGAACCTCGAGACCCTGGCCCAGCAGGGGGACTACCTCGTTATAATCGCCGTTGGTTTCATGATGACCGACGCGGTCAAGAAGGTCGCCGCCGAGTACCCGAACCAGAAATTCGCCATCATCGACGGTTTTGACCCGGACATGCCCAAGAACGTCATGATGATCCTCTTCAAGGAGAACGAGGGTTCAGCCCTTGCGGGTGCACTCGCCGCGCTCATCGCCGCCAACAGCGGCAAGGACAAGGTCGGAATCGTCCTTGGAATGGAGATACCCGTCCTCTACAAGTTCGAGGGCGGTTACCGCTTCGGCGTTAAGTGGGCCGAGGACTACTACAAGCAGAAGACCGGAAAGGACGTCAGCATAGACGTTCTCTACCAGTACACCGGAACCTTCAACGACCCGGCCAAGGGTTACCAGGCCGCCAAGGCCCAGCTCGACCAGGGAGCGTGGGTGATCTACCAGGTGGCCGGTGGAACCGGTGTCGGGGTCTTCAACGCCGTGGACGAGTACCTCAGCTCCCACAAGCAGAAGATGGGCCCGCCCTTCGCCATAGGCGTTGACTCCGCCCAGGACTGGATTAAGCCCGGAGCGATAATCGCCAGCATGATGAAGCGCGTTGACGTCGGTGTCTACACCGCGGTCAAGGACGCCGTTGAAGGCAACTTCGAGGGCGGTGTCCTGGAGCTCGGTCTCAAGGAGGGCGGTGTTGGACTCAGCACGGTCGACGACGTTATGGCCATGTTCAACTCGCTCCCGGAGGACACCCAGAAGCAGAAGCTCAAAGAGCTTGGGTTCAACAGCAAGGACGAGCTTAAGCAGTACCTCGAGAACACCAGGAAGCAGGTTCCCGATTGGATATGGACGGCCGTTGACGACCTCAAGGGCAAGATAATCAACGGTGAAATCAATGTCCCGAAGGCCTTCAACAAGGACGAGATTACGGCCATCAGGAACGCCAAGACCTGGCAGGAAATGATGAAGCTTGGCGAGTGA
- the ftsY gene encoding signal recognition particle-docking protein FtsY, which translates to MLGKLREKLGSFVEKVSQTEISEKDVENALWDLEIELLEADVALETVEELKERIKEKLVGQKVKIGTNKRELVEKAVREAVLEVMTPGRRIDLLEMIRSKEEKPFVIAFVGFNGSGKTTTIAKLAHWLRKNGLGVVIAASDTFRAGAIEQVEEHARRVGVKVIKHSYGADPAAVAYDAIQHAKARNLDVVLIDTAGRNELNRNLMDEMRKIVRVTKPDLVIFVGDSLAGNSVVEQAKQFNEAVRIDGVVLTKLDADARGGAALSISHAIGAPILFVGVGQGYDDLRPFDERWFADRIFGEG; encoded by the coding sequence ATGCTCGGGAAACTCAGGGAGAAGTTAGGCTCATTCGTGGAGAAGGTCTCGCAGACGGAGATAAGCGAGAAGGACGTGGAGAACGCGCTCTGGGACCTTGAGATTGAACTCCTCGAGGCGGACGTCGCCCTCGAGACGGTGGAGGAGCTCAAGGAGCGGATAAAGGAGAAGCTCGTCGGCCAGAAGGTCAAGATTGGAACGAACAAGAGGGAGCTGGTGGAGAAAGCGGTTCGCGAGGCCGTCCTCGAGGTTATGACGCCCGGGAGAAGGATAGACCTCCTCGAGATGATAAGATCGAAGGAGGAGAAGCCCTTCGTCATAGCCTTCGTGGGCTTCAACGGCTCGGGAAAGACCACCACGATAGCCAAGCTCGCGCACTGGCTCAGGAAGAACGGTCTGGGGGTTGTCATAGCGGCGAGCGACACCTTCAGGGCCGGGGCGATAGAGCAGGTCGAGGAGCACGCGAGGCGCGTCGGGGTTAAGGTCATCAAGCACTCCTACGGTGCGGATCCAGCCGCCGTTGCCTACGACGCCATCCAGCACGCGAAGGCAAGGAACCTCGACGTCGTCCTCATAGACACGGCCGGGAGGAACGAGCTGAACAGGAACCTGATGGACGAGATGAGGAAGATAGTCAGGGTTACGAAGCCCGACCTCGTCATCTTCGTCGGCGACAGCCTCGCAGGAAACTCCGTCGTCGAGCAGGCGAAGCAGTTCAACGAGGCCGTTAGAATAGACGGCGTTGTACTGACGAAGCTGGACGCGGACGCGAGGGGCGGGGCGGCGCTGAGCATAAGCCACGCCATAGGCGCGCCCATACTCTTCGTCGGCGTCGGCCAGGGCTATGACGATCTGAGGCCCTTCGACGAGAGGTGGTTCGCCGACAGGATCTTCGGGGAAGGGTAA